Genomic window (Rubeoparvulum massiliense):
TAAGATCCGTTGATACTTACCACGCTCCATCTCTTTCAGCAGGTGGCCATATGTAACTATTGCACTGGCTGCACAGCCACTCCCACCTGCATTCACTTCTTGGGATGGATCATAGAGTATGCTACCGCAATCTCGATGTAAATTAGCGATATCTATATTACGTTCGCGTAATAACTGGATCAAGATGGGAGACCCCACATTGGCCAAATCTCCAGTAACGATGAGATCATACTCATGAGGAGAGCGCTGTGTGTCCTGAAGATGAGCTGCAATGGTATCTGCCGCAGCTGGTGCCATGGCTCGCCCCATATCAAAGGGATCCTTGATCCCCATATCCACCACCTTGCCAATGGTGGCGTGAGTCACCATGATTCCGCTTGTCCCCTTCCCCACCACTGCGGCACCTGCGCCGGTGGCTGTCCATTGGGAGTAAGGAGGCTTCTGTCCTCCATACTCGGTGGGATAACGAAATTGTCGCTCAGCAGTGGCATTATGACTACAGCAACCTGCAAGTACATAATTGGAGAAGCCGGATGAAACAAGGGCGGATGCCGTGGCTAAGGTCTCCATGGAGGTGGAGCAGGCTCCAAACATCCCCATAAAAGGCAGCTCCAATTCCTTGGCTACGAAGTTGGCGGAGACAATCTGATTCAATAGATCGCCTGCTAAAAATAGATCGATTTGATCCTCCTTAAGCTTCGCATTGGTGATGGCAGTCTTTGCAGCCTCAGCAAGAAGCTGACGTTCTGCCTTTTCAAAGGTATCCTGACCGATATAGATATCATCATAGGAAATCGGAAAATCATCACCTAAGGGACCTTCCTTCTCCTTTGGTCCCACCACAACACCGGTTCCTAGGATTTTCGTTTGGTGAAAGACCCAGGTACGATCTCCATTACGTTTGATTGCCTTCACGAGCCTAGCCCCCCTTACATATTAACCAGCTGGCGAATTAACGTCACAAGAAAAGCAGCTACAACTCCAAAAACGATGACTGAACCTGCCAGCTTAAACATGTTCCCGCCTACTCCAAGGACCAAGCCTTCACTACGATGCTCCATGGCTGCTGAGGCAACAGAATTAGCAAAGCCTGTTACAGGAACAGCTGAGCCTGCTCCTGCATACTGTCCCAATTTATCGTAAACACCCAACCCGGTTAAGAGGACAGAGAGAAAGATTAAAGTCGCAACCGTGGGATTTCCTGCTGTATCTTGATTGAAGTCAAAGAATTTCATATAAAAATCTTGGAGGCCTTGCCCGATCAGACAGATGAGCCCGCCAATCCAGAAGGCGCGCCAAGTGTTACGTAAGAGCGGTGTCTTTGGATGAAACTGCTTGGAGTCCTGTTGATATCTTTCCATTTTCGCCTGTTTCTGCGCCTGTTTTTGTTCCTGGTTTTGTTGATTCAACACCCACACCTCCAGTGACTAGGGGATATTAAAAATCCATTGTGTTAATGAGCCGAGAACCTTGCCAAGGGCTAATGCCATCAGGAACGGAATCAGATGCCCGTCCATGCCTATCCTTCTTGCCATAATGGGGATGACATTAAGAATTTCTGTCAATGCTGCAGCCAGCATCCCTACGAAAATCCCCATAAAACTTCCTAAGATGATGAGAAGTACGTACTTCACCATGGCAATGGAGGGGAGCGTGGGATGGGTAAAGTCCAAGATGGTAAAGAGCAATGTTCCAGCGATGATGGCTCCTTCATACTGAGGAATCAGGTTCCTGCTTTTACTCAGTTGGATACTTCGTGGGATGACATCAAGGACGAGTAGAAATGCCACAATACCGGTGCCAACGAGCATGCCACTACCGATACCGATGACAATGAGCAATAGTCCTTGAAGGATTGAGAAGATCATTGGGGATTCTCCTGCTTATTGACCGGCTTCTCATGAACTGCAAGATACTGCTTCACATTCTGATCATAGAGAAACATCTCCACCTCTAGTGGACTAGGCTCATCATTAATCCGCTTTCGAAATAGATGGTTAAAAAAAAGAATCATACCCACACCGATGCCGATGGAATAAGGGATTTGGATCAGCAGTGGACGTGCCTCCTTCTCCCCCATGATGAGATGGTATAGCTTTTGGTGAACCTGATGCATGCTTACATCGGTATGGAAATTCATTATTGCCATTCCAGAACCGAAAAAGAGTAGCAACCAGACAAGAACTACAAAAAGCGGTTGCATCCGCCGTCGCTTTACTTCCATCTCAACAATAATGCGATTGGCTCCTACATATTCAATCTCTAGCTGTGGTACTACCTCTTGGAGCTTTTGTAGAACCCAAAGGATGTCGATCACCAAGTAATTCCCATCGTGCTCCTGCGGATGATAGATCACCATTTGCTGAAGTCTTTCACGAGTATGCTGAGGGACATATAAATAACAGAGATCTCTTAGATAAATGGGTTTTCCCCGTTTAAGCACCACTTTTTCTTTGAAGCGAATTAACGCTACGTCTTGTAATGCTGGCACCATCATCTCCCCCTTTTTCAGTCCTAGTATGCACATTGATCACCATCTCATACGAAAAAAAGACCAGTGAACTTATTGTTCATACTGGTCACGAATCCGCTTTAATATTTTTTTCTCAAGGCGTGAAACCTGCACCTGGGAAATTCCTAAGCGTTCAGCCACTTCCGCTTGGGTTTGATCCTTATAATAACGAAGATAAATAATCAATTGCTCCCGCCTATCGAGACGTTGAATCGTATCACGTAGCGCAAGCTGGTCAAACCAACGCTGCTGTCCATCATCGGCAATTTGATCCATCAATGTGATAGGATCACCATCATTTTCATACACCGTCTCATGAATGGATGCAGGCATCCGATTAGCCTCAAGGGCAAAGACCACATCCTCTGGCTGACAGCCTAATTGACTGGCTAGCTCTTGAATGGTTGGTGATCGTCCTAAGCTCTTCGTGAGGTCATCACGGAGTCGCTTGACCTTGTTTGCCAATTCTTTCAGAGAGCGGCTCACCTTCACCGAGCCATCATCCCGAATAAATCGTTGGATCTCACCGATGATCATGGGAACTGCATAGGTCGAAAATTTCACATCGATGGTGAGATCGAATTTTTCCACCGCTTTGAGTAAACCGATACAACCAATCTGAAAGAGATCCTCTGGTTCGTAGCCACGATGGAGAAAACGTTGAACCACCGACCAAACTAACCGTACATTGTTGGTAATCATGGTATCCTTGGCCTTTTGGTCCCCCTGTTGACTCCGCCAAATTAACTCCTTATTTTCATCTCCCAGAAAGGGACGCTGAATTTTGGATGTTTGTTCCATGGCACCTTCCCCTAATTATGCACTCCATGCGTGATGGAGCGAAAAGATGAGCATTTTTTTCGTAGTCGTACCGTCGTACCTTCATGAGCACTTGAGAGAATATCCACTTCATCCATGAAGTTTTCCATAATGGTGAAGCCCATCCCTGAACGTTCTAACTCTGGCTTGGAGGTATATAGTGGTTGTCTCGCCTCTGTAATATTCTTGATGCCGATGCCATGATCACGAACGATAATCTCCAGCCACTTATCAT
Coding sequences:
- the spoVAD gene encoding stage V sporulation protein AD; this translates as MKRNGDRTWVFHQTKILGTGVVVGPKEKEGPLGDDFPISYDDIYIGQDTFEKAERQLLAEAAKTAITNAKLKEDQIDLFLAGDLLNQIVSANFVAKELELPFMGMFGACSTSMETLATASALVSSGFSNYVLAGCCSHNATAERQFRYPTEYGGQKPPYSQWTATGAGAAVVGKGTSGIMVTHATIGKVVDMGIKDPFDMGRAMAPAAADTIAAHLQDTQRSPHEYDLIVTGDLANVGSPILIQLLRERNIDIANLHRDCGSILYDPSQEVNAGGSGCAASAIVTYGHLLKEMERGKYQRILVVATGALFSPVTFQQGESIPCTAHAVAFERKEAGEENG
- the spoVAC gene encoding stage V sporulation protein AC encodes the protein MERYQQDSKQFHPKTPLLRNTWRAFWIGGLICLIGQGLQDFYMKFFDFNQDTAGNPTVATLIFLSVLLTGLGVYDKLGQYAGAGSAVPVTGFANSVASAAMEHRSEGLVLGVGGNMFKLAGSVIVFGVVAAFLVTLIRQLVNM
- a CDS encoding stage V sporulation protein AB, which gives rise to MIFSILQGLLLIVIGIGSGMLVGTGIVAFLLVLDVIPRSIQLSKSRNLIPQYEGAIIAGTLLFTILDFTHPTLPSIAMVKYVLLIILGSFMGIFVGMLAAALTEILNVIPIMARRIGMDGHLIPFLMALALGKVLGSLTQWIFNIP
- a CDS encoding stage V sporulation protein AA, with product MPALQDVALIRFKEKVVLKRGKPIYLRDLCYLYVPQHTRERLQQMVIYHPQEHDGNYLVIDILWVLQKLQEVVPQLEIEYVGANRIIVEMEVKRRRMQPLFVVLVWLLLFFGSGMAIMNFHTDVSMHQVHQKLYHLIMGEKEARPLLIQIPYSIGIGVGMILFFNHLFRKRINDEPSPLEVEMFLYDQNVKQYLAVHEKPVNKQENPQ
- the sigF gene encoding RNA polymerase sporulation sigma factor SigF; amino-acid sequence: MEQTSKIQRPFLGDENKELIWRSQQGDQKAKDTMITNNVRLVWSVVQRFLHRGYEPEDLFQIGCIGLLKAVEKFDLTIDVKFSTYAVPMIIGEIQRFIRDDGSVKVSRSLKELANKVKRLRDDLTKSLGRSPTIQELASQLGCQPEDVVFALEANRMPASIHETVYENDGDPITLMDQIADDGQQRWFDQLALRDTIQRLDRREQLIIYLRYYKDQTQAEVAERLGISQVQVSRLEKKILKRIRDQYEQ
- the spoIIAB gene encoding anti-sigma F factor, translated to MKNYMKLQFPARPENEAFVRVSVAAFITQLDPTLEELTELKTAVSEAVSNAIIHGYEGQPNGEIELEVFLDDKWLEIIVRDHGIGIKNITEARQPLYTSKPELERSGMGFTIMENFMDEVDILSSAHEGTTVRLRKKCSSFRSITHGVHN